GATGAGTGGTCGATCGACTCATAGaaattgagcaatagataCACCCCCGATGACAGTTGAATTGTTACCGATGTTACCGACACTCTTTAACGcccaaaacaaaaaatcaatctCAACGGTCACCGTGGCACACGGGCATGACTCACGCCGCGCGGGGAGGGGCACGTAGCAAAATGTTGACAGAAGGAACCAAAACAAAAGGCAGGCAAACAAATGGCCCAAAAGCAAATAGAGGCGGGTACCGAGAGAGAGTGTGCAGAGCAGAGTTCGGGGACGGGGCGGGGGAGTGGCGCGGGGCAATGATTGTGATTCTGATTGTGAGTACTTCTCCTCAATGGTTTTATCTAATCGGGGGGCGCCGACGCGATGAGCGAACTGCGTCGCCAAAGAGCgcccagagtcagagccaggtCGGGAGGCATCGGACAGCGGGCGCCCAGTCTTGCTGCCAGCTAGCAGCCGAACAGATTGATTGTGGCCCAAAGAGAAATGAGTAGTCTGCTACGTGTGAAGAACGGAGCGGGGCAAGCGGAGGGCAGCAATATGCCAACCATGCGACCCGTGACCATCGGTCGACCTCTGGTAACCATGTCCACCTATCAGGTACCTTTTGTGCtcctgctgatgatgatgatcccAGCCTGTGGCTGGGGGAGAGAGTTCCGCTCACCCACCATCTAATGGAATTTGCTAATGCTTTTACTCTCGCTCTTTGCAGGAGCGCGGGGAGACACTGAAGCGCACCTCGATAATGCCAGACGATAGCTGCTATCGGAACATTaccaccagcaacagcaacagcaacagcaatggcAACAGCAATGGCAAcagcaatggcaatggcaacatCAACAGCCGCACACCACCACAGAATTCCAGTCAGAGTAGTGCCAGTGCTACGAACACGAATGGTGGAGCGGCCAGCAATGGGACGCCGGAACTTCCGCCACCGGTAAGCCATATTGACCGAGGTCTCCAGCCTAGCCTCAGCTCTCAGCCCTGTGCTGGCTTCCATTCCTCATCCGTTGCTAAAAGCCCGCTCTCTGTCCCTTGCAGCCGCCGCAATTTGCCAATCCACAGCCTAGACCACAAATGCTGAGGCTAAGCAATGAAAATGGAAACGGTGTTGGAAACGGAGCTGCAAACGGAAATGGCTTGGTATCCAAAATCAAACAGCCCATGTCACCGATGCGCAGTGCTAGCATCAGTGTGGGCGGCTTTCGACCGCCGGCCACACCACAGCCCGACTACGATGCCGTCCAGCTGCGCAGCAACCATGGTACCATATCATCCCCAACAGAAACAtccccagcaacagcagcagcatcaatgcagcagcagcgacgaaCCCTGCGTCTGGGCACTGTTACCATCGGGGAGTACGGCGAGCAGCGAACCAAGCGGGAGACACTGAGGAAGGTGAACGGCGGCAACGCGACCACGCTCAGCTCCAATGGGATACTGAAGAACGGTTCGAATCGGAGCAGCGCCAGCTTCAGTCAGCACGGGGAGAAGACCATCAAGTTTGGCAACTGATTCGCAGTACGCAGATCCGCGGCATCGCAGCGTAATTCCATCAATAATTTGTGCAATATGCTCGACGTGGGTTGGGCGGAGACGAATTCGAGGAGAGTACAAAATTGGACATGCAGAGCATTCCCATATGCACTTATACCCATATAACATgtcttttttttataataataataggaGTTTTTTTATGCGATTTGTTGAGCTTTCGAAACGGAAAAGATGTACGATTagtttttattatttaatgTACTCTGTAAATAAATATTCCACATACGCGTGTGTGCGAAACGAAGGCTTCCAATAAAACTGAACGCATACATTGATATAGTAGATAATAGATACTCTATAGACGTATTCGTTTAAATAAATGTGCTCAGATGTATATATATAGACAATGGCAGCACACATCCCACAACTGATAAGGGCACTGAAAAATGCCTCAACGCTTGCGTCAGACACCAGCAAATCCCAATTACATTTCGAGCCATAAAGATATCGGTCCGTGTACTGTCTACTGTACTGTCAATTGGTATCCCGACAATTGGTTGCTTGATATATCGATTTATGAGACATAAATCTTGGCCTCTGCAGTGGGAAACCCTAATTAGACAGGCCAGCACTGACACACCAAAATGTCTGGTAACTCTTGGCGTGGGAAAAGGGTCAAGGCATACTCTTTCGACTACACAATATCTACATGGGTTTCTATGGGAAAATCATGCGAAATGCCTTCATGTACCTTCAATTGCAGTTTTCAGTGCCGCAAGAACATCTTGGACAATTGGTAATGGATCCAAGTACAAGGTTCACTGGGTTCCCTTTACAGAAAATTATCGTATTTGCACCTATTGTTTCTATGGTCACTATATGATATAGTGATCTCATTGAAGGCAACTCCTTATGTCTGGTTTACCTTTATAAACAACGTACATGCCCAAGTACTTGCAAGTTGTTGACCGATCATTTAATCTGTGAACTTGGGAGCAGATTCATATCCATCAATTTCTGCACAGCAGATACCGATCTACGTGAAAGAAGTGAACTATTTCTCGATCTGTATCTCGCTCTTCCGGTGATCATGCCATAGACCAAAGCCAAAAGAAGGACAAGCATTACTTATTTGAATCCTAAGGCCTCAAGGCACGCAACAACGATGTCGGAAATCATCTTAACGCCCTGCATCATCCCCACCTGGAGAAGACAATTTAAGGATCAATTAGGTATACAAATTATGAAGTCAAGCTTCAGTAGTAGCTATAGTTCACTTAATCTTAAGTCGGCCTATAGTTTCATACCCAAAGTTAGCTTTATATAAGTtataaagagcagagttacgTATTTTATACGTTTTGGAAAACGAAGCCAAAATAGATGCTGGGAAAAATTAAGTTCTTTGAAAACCAAACGGAAGCGATTGGTTAAAACCCCACACCGATACTTCGTTCTTCTAGTGCCCAGTAGGCTATCTCTCGATGTTAACAAAACTCTGTTCATCGCTTACAAGGCAGAGCTGGAAATCCCTCAGtcaaaacagaaaacagcaaCGTGCTAGTCGTATTTCGGAAACAATGAAAACTCCAGGAAAATAAGGAAAACAACAAATGTCGTCTGTGTTAGATTTGTGTTGGAGCGAGCTGCTCCGTGAGGCAGTTACCTCGATGTGCCCCATCGCCATCATAGCCTTTATTTTCGGGATGGTGTATTTGAACTTTATGCAGACGCGATTAAAACTGGACACCTATGACGAGAAGGACTACACCATACAGTTGGAGCCGATAAGTGGACTCCTTCTGACTAAAGAGCAGCTTGCAGAATATAATTGCAACAATGGGACTCGCAGATATCTGGTTGCATTGTGGCACGTTATCTACGATGTGTCAAATTTGTTTGAAGACTTTGGTCCGAAGGGAAAGTACGCCAAGTGGTCGGGCCAAGAGCTGACTGAATTGATCAAGGCTGAAGCGATACTCAAAAAGAGGAATTGTGAAAGGTATATTCAGAAATGGAACCAAATTCTGAATAATAGCTTCTCTATAGCCGGTGAGCTCATCGTCAACGCAGATCCCGAACAGGAAGCTGAAGAGGAAGCCATTTTCGATCCCTTCGAGGAGTGCTGGGACCATTATTACCAACTATTAATttgagctctctctctctctctctcaatcAATCTCAATCTCTCGCAGGACCATCAAGATCCAGACCAAACTGACACTTAACCTTATGCTAATACTATGATTGTTGCTTCTTTTAACATATGCATATGCACTGCATAGAGCAGCCGAATTTTGTATCCCGATtcctgtgatatcacactGTATCAATTTTGCCACAACCCTACaatcggatcattattatatccagaaagaaaaaattttcagtggctataGTATGCCTTCTTCTCTCTCACACTCTTCCTCGTCCAGTGTGCGCCCCCTGTCGGAAGGGAGCGAGATATAACGGCTGGTGTTGGTGTGAAAAGAAGAGAGATGGACGTAGCGGAATATAAAACAAAATGGGAAGATATAAGATGATAAACGGAGTGCAAGAATTAACATTAAAACATAACTAGATTTCGTGGTTCCACTTTGTCCACTCTCTCTAAATTTTTCACGTATTAACCAACAAATCAACTCCTCCATTTTGCGAACAGAGATAACGGAACATATAATTGACACCATTACCAGGCCAATCTAGCTTTTACCTTTTGCCTGACTTCTTTCCCATTATTATAGGGCATAGAGGACCCGGTGGAAATGACGTTCTTGAAAGATTCTATTGATGTATTGCTTGACAGTTCAGGTTCCATGATATAGAAATGGGATACGTTGCTGCTGGCATTCCAGTCCTATCCAATGAGTAAAGGACATTATTGCAATGGCTCAAGCAGTATTACAAGACAATCACCACTTGGACGATATCATCTGGATAGAGATatacacatgtatgtatgtaccaATCCACTTCTGATTGGTACATAATTATGACACCGTAACAGCAACATTGTTCCATAAACGACAATGCCTCAAAATGTTTTCGCTTTTAATTGATGAAAGGAAAGGTGGGCGTTGGCGGGTGGACTGTGGCGGTTTGTAATGGATTGTGACTGCAGCTAGTTGCACAAACCCGGTCGGCCGATTGACCAACTAACTGAGTAAACGAACACCGATCGGTTTCCTTCCTCATTGTTGCGCCAGAGAGGGGCACGCGATGCCAGCAGCAGTGTACTGTGGACGGCAGCAAGTTGCCGGATTGGCTTTGGTTtcagctgaagctgctgctgttgctatCGGATTACTGTTGTTGGCAATACCCTCTTAAAGTGGCTTTCGATGTTTGCAGAGCAGAGAAGTCGATCCACTCCAGATCAGCAGATCAATAGCCGAGTAGGTATACCCTCTACGAGGGTATCAAAAGCTTCGAATCCCTGCTGCTTACTGAGACTGCTTTGGTCGTTAATATTACGGCCGATACTCTACGGAGAGGTGCTTGTGACTCGATGGGTCAACTGGAGTTCGTTTTCAATTGGTTTTGGGTTACGTGAGATTGGGATAGGTTAGGTAAACGATCAGTCAAGACCAGTTCGAATAGGGAAAAGCAGCAATAGGGAAACTCAAGCTCTGAATGAGTTTGAGTAGAGCTTTGGCTAACATAGGACAGATTATATAGGTAAAGATAGGCTACAATGTGCTAGGATAAATATCGGGAAGGATGGTAAATATTTGGACTattttgtctgtctgtctgtctgtctaaTGCTATCTTGATAGGCTGGGACTGTGTTCGTCTTAAATTCGGATACCTTGACTGTAGTTTGAGGCTTCTTTGGTACCAGAGGTTTCTTGCGGGGAAACAGTAGAGTAAATGGCATGATTGCATGCCATAAGATCTGATCAGGCATTGCAGATCGTTCACAATATGGAATTCAAGGGAAATCCGATCACTCAGGCAATAAAAGATGAGTCTATACATTGACAGCTGTAATGGGCTCCCTGCGACCGTTCTTATTCGACAGACATCTCCTTGCGCAAATGGCTTGTACTAAATGTTACTTAGATTGGATTGTATTGTATTGCATTACTGTAGCGGCTACTGCTGTCGTTTACACAAGCACTGAAATTATCACCCGGCACACACGCTCGCTCAGAGTCCAAGCCCCGACTCGTAGACGGGTTAAACCAATAAAATCGTTGCGCAGACGCGGCGATTCAGTTGAAATTTGGACTTGGCCGCGCACAGACAGCGACTGGCCAAAAGCGGACACAGCCCGAAAGTTAGCGACATTTTCACATCACTTCAGTTTACTTCAGAGCTTCGGTTTCGTAAGAGTCCACACAGGTTTCGCAATGATGACAACGACGGTGATGAGGCTTCCGCTGCAACTgctgatgatgctgctgctgctcctccactGCACTCGTGGCACACCTATAGCGCCCACAACCCAAGACGGAGCCACGCCCATCGATGCCAGAgtgtcggcggaagagtttgGGGCCCTCGATGCATTTGCCGAGGCGGAGTCCACACATTCAGCGGTCAGTGAGGCGACGAC
The Drosophila miranda strain MSH22 chromosome XL, D.miranda_PacBio2.1, whole genome shotgun sequence genome window above contains:
- the LOC108151028 gene encoding uncharacterized protein LOC108151028 isoform X1 → MSSVLDLCWSELLREAVTSMCPIAIIAFIFGMVYLNFMQTRLKLDTYDEKDYTIQLEPISGLLLTKEQLAEYNCNNGTRRYLVALWHVIYDVSNLFEDFGPKGKYAKWSGQELTELIKAEAILKKRNCERTIKIQTKLTLNLMLIL
- the LOC108151028 gene encoding uncharacterized protein LOC108151028 isoform X3, with product MSSVLDLCWSELLREAVTSMCPIAIIAFIFGMVYLNFMQTRLKLDTYDEKDYTIQLEPISGLLLTKEQLAEYNCNNGTRRYLVALWHVIYDVSNLFEDFGPKGKYAKWSGQELTELIKAEAILKKRNCESR
- the LOC108151028 gene encoding uncharacterized protein LOC108151028 isoform X2, with translation MSSVLDLCWSELLREAVTSMCPIAIIAFIFGMVYLNFMQTRLKLDTYDEKDYTIQLEPISGLLLTKEQLAEYNCNNGTRRYLVALWHVIYDVSNLFEDFGPKGKYAKWSGQELTELIKAEAILKKRNCERSRTGS